A single region of the Leptodactylus fuscus isolate aLepFus1 chromosome 5, aLepFus1.hap2, whole genome shotgun sequence genome encodes:
- the HIGD2A gene encoding HIG1 domain family member 2A, mitochondrial translates to MAAPQPPVIEGFVPSPHMEREQFTSKFMRKVRENPFVPLGCLATAGVLTYGLIAFKQGKTRQSQILMRARILSQGFTVAAIMVGVVMAAMKTNPK, encoded by the exons ATGGCGGCACCCCAGCCTCCAGTGATAGAGGGGTTCGTTCCATCACCCCATATGGAGCGGGAACAGTTCACCAGCAAGTTCATGAGGAAAGTGCGGGAGAACCCTTTTGTGCCATTAG GATGCCTTGCTACTGCTGGCGTTTTGACATATGGACTGATCGCTTTCAAGCAGGGGAAAACCAGACAGTCTCAGATTTTGATGCGGGCACGTATTCTTTCACAAGGATTTACTGTTGCTGCCATTATGGTCGGTGTTGTTATGGCAGCCATGAAGACTAATCCAAAGTAA